From a region of the Nonlabens sp. Hel1_33_55 genome:
- a CDS encoding inorganic diphosphatase, which translates to MKMNPWHDVSYGENAPETVTGIIEIPKNTRAKYELDKESGMLILDRVIYSSMYYPTNYGFIPRTYCDDQDPLDILVLSQIEIVPMCLVEAKVIGVMQMIDGGEMDDKIIAVAANDMSVAHYNDVSELPEFWKKEMRNFFEDYKKLEKKTVDVEEFQGRAKAMEIVQQAIEDYKNKFDK; encoded by the coding sequence ATGAAAATGAACCCGTGGCATGATGTGAGTTATGGTGAAAATGCTCCTGAAACGGTGACTGGAATTATTGAAATTCCAAAGAACACGAGAGCCAAATACGAGCTGGATAAAGAATCTGGAATGCTAATTCTTGATCGAGTGATCTACTCTTCCATGTACTACCCTACCAATTATGGATTCATACCACGTACATACTGCGATGATCAGGATCCGCTTGATATATTAGTGCTTTCACAAATTGAGATCGTACCCATGTGTCTTGTTGAAGCGAAGGTTATAGGCGTGATGCAGATGATTGATGGTGGCGAGATGGATGATAAAATTATTGCAGTTGCGGCAAATGATATGAGCGTTGCTCATTACAACGACGTTTCTGAACTACCTGAATTCTGGAAAAAAGAAATGCGCAATTTCTTTGAAGATTATAAAAAACTGGAAAAGAAAACGGTTGATGTTGAAGAGTTTCAGGGTCGCGCTAAGGCTATGGAGATTGTACAGCAAGCAATTGAGGATTATAAGAATAAGTTTGATAAATAA
- the uvrA gene encoding excinuclease ABC subunit UvrA has translation MTKTEDFIEVQGARVHNLKNIDVNIPREKLVVITGLSGSGKSSLAFDTIYAEGQRRYIETFSAYARQFLGGLERPDVDKIDGLSPVIAIEQKTTSKSPRSTVGTITEIYDFLRLLFARASDAYSYNTGEKMVSYSDDQIRQLIIDDYDGERINLLAPVIRSRKGHYRELFEQIAKQGFVKVRVDGEIVDITKGMKLDRYKTHDIEIVIDRIQVGTSEEDVKRLDESIKTAMYHGNDIAMIVPQGSKDGRYFSRNLMCPTTGISYPEPEPNNFSFNSPKGACQTCNGIGTLYQVNPDKIIPDTSLSIKKGGLAPYPDNKKNWIFKQLELIATKFDFKLTDPLSEVPDAAIQMILYGGKESLNVDSKELGVKRNYKIDFEGIANFIDQTYQNNDSTSLVRWAKEFMDRVTCPNCEGTRLRKESLYFKVNEKNIADLAMMDIVQLVAWFDGLESSLSRKQKQIATELLKEIRERLQFLLDVGLDYLSLNRSAKSLSGGEAQRIRLATQIGSQLVGVLYILDEPSIGLHQRDNEKLINSLESLRDVGNSVIVVEHDKDMIERADHVIDIGPRAGKYGGEIISEGTPAEILKHDTVTAQYLNGKMKIEIPEKRRKGNGKKISLKGCTGNNLKNISVDFPLGKMIVVSGVSGSGKSTLINETLYPIMNAHFFYGVKKPMPYKSIKGLDHCDKVIDINQSPIGRTPRSNPATYTKTFDEVRSLFAKTPEALIRGYKPGRFSFNVVGGRCETCKGGGLRVIEMNFLPDVYVTCETCQGKRFNRETLEIRYKGKSISDVLNMTINEATDFFEPIPKIYRKLKTIKDVGLGYITLGQQSTTLSGGEAQRIKLATELSKRDTGNTFYILDEPTTGLHFEDIRVLLQVLNKLVEKGNTVLVIEHNMDVIKIADHIIDIGLEGGRGGGEVIATGTPEQVAKNKTSHTARFLKKELK, from the coding sequence ATGACCAAAACTGAAGATTTTATAGAAGTTCAAGGAGCTCGAGTACATAATCTAAAAAATATTGATGTTAACATTCCCAGAGAAAAACTAGTCGTTATAACAGGCCTGTCTGGATCTGGAAAAAGTTCGCTTGCTTTTGACACCATCTATGCGGAAGGTCAGCGTCGGTACATAGAAACATTTTCTGCATATGCACGACAGTTTCTAGGTGGTCTTGAGAGACCAGATGTCGATAAGATTGATGGGCTTTCTCCGGTAATTGCGATTGAGCAAAAAACCACTTCTAAAAGTCCACGTAGTACCGTTGGAACAATAACGGAGATCTACGATTTTCTTAGACTCTTGTTTGCTCGTGCTAGTGATGCTTATTCCTATAATACCGGCGAGAAAATGGTCAGCTATAGTGATGACCAGATCAGACAATTGATCATCGATGATTATGATGGTGAGCGTATCAATCTACTCGCACCAGTCATTCGCTCTCGTAAAGGTCATTATCGAGAATTATTTGAGCAAATTGCAAAACAAGGCTTTGTAAAAGTTCGTGTCGATGGTGAGATCGTGGATATTACCAAAGGCATGAAGCTCGATCGCTACAAGACTCATGACATAGAAATTGTAATAGATCGTATACAGGTAGGAACTTCAGAAGAAGACGTGAAACGTCTGGATGAATCCATCAAGACAGCAATGTATCACGGTAATGACATTGCCATGATTGTTCCTCAAGGAAGCAAGGATGGTCGATACTTCTCGCGTAATTTGATGTGTCCCACAACAGGAATTTCTTACCCAGAACCAGAACCCAATAATTTTTCTTTCAACTCGCCAAAAGGCGCTTGCCAGACCTGCAATGGAATTGGAACATTGTATCAAGTGAATCCAGATAAGATTATTCCAGATACATCTTTGAGCATCAAAAAAGGTGGACTGGCTCCATATCCAGATAATAAGAAAAATTGGATTTTTAAACAGCTGGAACTCATCGCTACCAAGTTTGATTTCAAACTTACAGATCCATTGAGCGAGGTTCCAGATGCAGCCATCCAGATGATTTTATATGGCGGCAAGGAATCCTTGAATGTAGATTCAAAGGAACTGGGCGTGAAACGCAATTACAAGATCGATTTTGAAGGGATCGCAAACTTTATAGACCAAACCTACCAGAATAATGACAGCACCAGTCTGGTGCGCTGGGCAAAAGAGTTTATGGATAGGGTGACCTGCCCTAACTGTGAAGGAACTAGATTGAGAAAGGAATCGCTCTATTTCAAGGTCAATGAGAAAAATATTGCAGATCTAGCCATGATGGATATCGTGCAGCTGGTGGCGTGGTTTGATGGTTTAGAGAGCTCGCTTTCGCGAAAGCAGAAACAAATAGCCACAGAATTATTGAAAGAGATCAGAGAACGTTTACAGTTTTTGCTGGACGTTGGTTTGGATTATTTGTCACTCAACCGTAGTGCTAAATCACTATCTGGTGGCGAGGCGCAACGCATACGGCTAGCTACCCAAATAGGGTCGCAGCTTGTGGGTGTATTGTACATCCTCGATGAGCCCAGTATTGGATTACACCAGCGTGATAACGAGAAATTGATCAACTCGCTGGAATCCTTGCGCGATGTTGGGAATTCTGTGATTGTGGTAGAGCATGATAAGGATATGATTGAACGTGCAGACCATGTCATCGATATAGGTCCACGTGCAGGAAAGTATGGCGGTGAGATCATCAGTGAAGGCACACCAGCGGAAATACTCAAACACGATACCGTAACCGCTCAATACCTCAACGGTAAAATGAAGATTGAAATTCCTGAGAAGCGGCGTAAAGGAAACGGTAAAAAGATCTCATTGAAAGGATGTACAGGTAACAACTTGAAGAATATTTCGGTTGATTTCCCATTGGGTAAAATGATTGTGGTTAGTGGTGTATCAGGAAGTGGTAAATCGACTTTAATAAACGAGACGCTCTACCCTATCATGAATGCTCACTTTTTCTATGGAGTAAAAAAACCGATGCCCTACAAATCCATTAAAGGTTTGGATCACTGTGATAAAGTTATCGATATTAATCAAAGTCCTATAGGTAGAACACCGCGTTCAAATCCAGCGACCTATACTAAAACTTTTGACGAGGTAAGATCCCTTTTCGCAAAAACTCCAGAAGCACTTATACGTGGTTACAAGCCTGGACGTTTTAGCTTTAATGTGGTAGGTGGACGTTGTGAAACTTGCAAAGGTGGCGGTTTGCGAGTGATTGAAATGAACTTTCTGCCAGATGTATATGTGACTTGCGAGACTTGTCAAGGGAAACGATTCAATCGTGAAACGCTAGAAATACGATATAAGGGTAAATCGATCAGTGACGTATTGAACATGACCATCAATGAAGCGACAGATTTCTTTGAACCTATACCAAAAATCTATCGCAAATTGAAGACAATAAAAGACGTTGGATTGGGTTACATTACCCTAGGACAGCAGTCTACAACTTTATCTGGTGGTGAAGCACAACGCATCAAACTAGCTACGGAACTATCAAAACGCGATACAGGAAATACCTTTTACATTCTAGATGAACCTACAACAGGCTTGCATTTTGAAGATATTAGAGTATTATTACAAGTCCTCAACAAATTAGTTGAAAAGGGAAATACCGTTCTTGTCATTGAACATAACATGGATGTCATTAAAATTGCAGATCATATTATAGATATAGGACTAGAAGGTGGTCGCGGCGGTGGCGAGGTTATCGCAACAGGAACTCCTGAGCAAGTCGCTAAAAACAAAACAAGCCATACGGCCAGATTTTTAAAGAAAGAATTGAAGTAA
- a CDS encoding TIGR00730 family Rossman fold protein has protein sequence MRKEIREKGWNDLKTNDSWATFKILSEFVMGFERMSRIGPCVSIFGSARLKPDNKYYQLATEVAEKIVENGYGVITGGGPGIMEAGNKGAHLAGGTSVGLNIALPFEQHDNPYIDSDKSLDFDYFFARKVMFVKYSQGFVVMPGGFGTLDELFEAITLIQTKKIGRFPIILMGSEFWEGLMDWIKGTLDKKFFTISPEDIDLLHVVDTSEEAVKIINDFYKKYSLSPNF, from the coding sequence ATGAGAAAAGAAATAAGAGAAAAAGGATGGAATGATTTGAAAACCAATGACAGTTGGGCCACCTTTAAAATACTTTCTGAATTTGTAATGGGATTTGAACGCATGAGCCGCATAGGTCCATGTGTATCCATTTTTGGAAGCGCCAGGTTAAAACCTGACAATAAATATTACCAACTAGCCACAGAGGTTGCAGAAAAAATCGTGGAAAATGGTTATGGAGTCATCACTGGTGGTGGACCTGGAATCATGGAAGCCGGAAACAAAGGTGCACATCTAGCTGGTGGTACATCTGTAGGTTTGAATATTGCATTGCCGTTTGAACAACACGACAATCCATATATCGATAGTGATAAAAGTCTTGACTTTGACTATTTCTTTGCACGCAAGGTGATGTTTGTAAAATATTCCCAAGGTTTTGTAGTTATGCCTGGAGGCTTTGGAACGCTTGATGAGTTATTTGAGGCTATTACTTTAATACAGACTAAAAAAATAGGCCGTTTCCCTATAATCCTAATGGGATCTGAATTTTGGGAAGGTCTCATGGACTGGATCAAGGGAACCCTAGATAAAAAATTCTTTACCATTAGTCCAGAAGATATTGACCTATTGCACGTTGTTGATACTAGTGAAGAAGCCGTGAAAATCATAAATGATTTCTACAAGAAATATTCACTGAGTCCTAACTTCTAA
- a CDS encoding aminopeptidase, with protein sequence MRLLFLLIPLMSFCQKQTKINAYLDPTTDQLEIEQTLTITNDSDSAWDRIVLLDWANSFSSKETALANRFAEDFKNRFQFAKDEDRGRTVLNDNSARGDYKFQRLPEQQDIVEIILETPLQPGQTKSFEVAYTVKIPEDDFTNYGKTSNGEYNLKYWYLHPANFIDGEWEYYSHKDLDDFFGSSMDFTISLHTPSNLFATSNIPQTLVAPTDARNSYLFEGENYAQADLYLRKAKDQFKTFQADSLLITTDIMEEDLAPEMKQLLLNKISKFLTEKLGPYPHEELLISDRYYKESPVFGLSSLPDFINPFPAGFTYEVRMLKAMTRKWLEEGLKTNPRDDYWITSSIAVYTMMDYQERNYPDLKIGGKFSNIWGLRSFNAAKLGFNDRYALLFLNTSRLNLDQAMTTPADSLVKYNQELGIPYKAGVGLLYLDNYLQDDALEKTIKKLYQTNNYSKASTNDFRRILNSYTNKETDWFFEDYIQSHVRMDWKIRSIKKSEDSVVVKLKNKSGRMLPVPLYALDNDSIVSTTWLPAFARDTVVTLSRKRANRIALNYEQLIPEFSQRDNYRTLKSFPSLSRPLSLKLFKDVEDPTKTEVFLIPDLGYNLYDGVSIGTRFYNGNLLPKPFKYGINPTYGTNSRKLIGSLGFQYSRPMEDRSERLYQVRYGAGANTYSYADDLMYRRVSTYLSLSYRPEDLRSNKRQNLSFRNILVNRDRDESNPVNEPDYNVFSINWNHSDPNFKRFFSYRIGAEISGKFGKLNGSAEWRKLFKDNRQLNFRFYAGTFLYNDTGDSNFFSYALDRPTDYLFDYNYYGRSEDSGLFSQQLIVAEGGFKSQLEPAFANRWITTLNSSYSIWKYIYAYGDVGLVKNTTVAPKFVYDSGIRVNLLQDYFELYFPVYSNNGWEIAQENYDQKIRFIVTLDINTFINLFNRRWY encoded by the coding sequence TTGAGATTACTTTTTTTATTAATTCCGTTGATGTCGTTTTGTCAAAAGCAAACGAAGATCAATGCTTATCTCGATCCAACCACAGATCAGCTGGAAATTGAGCAGACGCTAACGATTACAAATGATTCTGACAGCGCTTGGGATCGTATCGTATTGTTGGATTGGGCAAATTCTTTTAGCTCAAAAGAAACGGCGTTGGCAAATCGTTTTGCAGAGGATTTTAAAAATAGATTCCAGTTTGCCAAAGATGAAGATCGCGGCCGCACGGTTTTAAATGATAATTCTGCTAGAGGAGATTACAAATTTCAAAGGTTGCCAGAACAGCAAGATATTGTAGAAATAATACTGGAAACGCCTTTGCAGCCAGGGCAAACCAAAAGCTTTGAAGTTGCCTACACGGTAAAGATCCCAGAAGATGATTTCACAAACTACGGTAAGACGAGTAATGGTGAATACAATCTAAAGTATTGGTATTTACATCCAGCCAATTTTATTGATGGTGAATGGGAATATTATTCTCATAAGGATCTGGATGACTTCTTTGGTAGTTCTATGGACTTTACCATCTCATTACATACTCCTTCCAATCTTTTCGCTACAAGCAACATTCCGCAGACTTTAGTTGCACCTACTGATGCAAGAAATAGCTACCTTTTTGAAGGTGAAAATTACGCTCAGGCAGATCTGTATTTACGCAAAGCAAAAGATCAATTCAAAACTTTTCAAGCGGACAGTTTGTTGATCACCACAGATATTATGGAAGAAGATCTCGCTCCAGAAATGAAGCAACTTCTTCTCAACAAGATCTCAAAATTTTTGACTGAAAAGCTAGGGCCTTATCCGCATGAAGAGCTACTTATCTCAGATCGTTATTATAAGGAAAGTCCTGTTTTTGGACTTAGCTCGCTTCCCGATTTTATAAATCCGTTTCCTGCTGGTTTTACTTATGAAGTAAGAATGTTGAAGGCTATGACGCGCAAGTGGCTGGAAGAAGGATTGAAAACCAACCCACGTGACGACTATTGGATCACTAGCTCTATTGCAGTTTACACCATGATGGATTATCAAGAGCGCAATTATCCAGACTTGAAGATAGGTGGTAAATTCAGTAACATTTGGGGATTGCGCAGCTTCAACGCTGCAAAACTGGGTTTTAATGATCGATATGCATTGCTCTTTTTGAATACCTCTCGTCTCAATTTAGATCAGGCCATGACCACACCAGCAGATAGTCTCGTTAAATACAATCAGGAGTTGGGAATTCCATACAAAGCTGGAGTAGGCCTATTATATCTGGACAATTACCTGCAGGATGATGCTCTGGAAAAGACTATTAAAAAGCTTTATCAAACCAATAATTACTCAAAGGCATCCACCAACGATTTTAGACGCATTCTCAATTCCTATACTAATAAGGAAACAGATTGGTTTTTTGAAGACTATATACAATCCCACGTGCGTATGGATTGGAAGATTCGATCCATAAAGAAAAGCGAAGATTCTGTTGTGGTGAAGCTTAAAAATAAATCAGGTAGAATGTTGCCTGTACCATTGTATGCGCTAGATAATGATAGCATCGTGAGCACCACGTGGTTGCCAGCATTTGCTAGAGATACTGTTGTTACGCTTTCGCGAAAGCGTGCTAACCGTATAGCTCTCAACTATGAACAGCTCATTCCTGAGTTCTCACAACGTGACAATTATAGAACCCTCAAATCATTTCCTAGTTTGAGCAGGCCATTGAGTTTGAAACTTTTCAAAGACGTTGAAGATCCTACCAAAACTGAAGTATTTCTGATACCTGATTTAGGTTACAATCTTTATGATGGCGTGAGCATAGGCACCCGGTTTTACAATGGAAACTTGTTGCCAAAACCGTTTAAATACGGCATCAACCCTACTTATGGAACCAATTCTAGAAAGCTGATAGGATCTTTAGGATTTCAATACAGCAGACCAATGGAAGACCGGTCAGAGCGACTGTATCAAGTGCGATATGGCGCAGGAGCAAATACGTATTCCTATGCAGATGACTTGATGTACAGACGTGTTTCTACCTACCTAAGTCTTTCTTATAGACCTGAGGATTTGCGCAGCAATAAACGTCAAAACTTGAGTTTTAGAAATATATTGGTCAATCGCGATAGAGATGAAAGTAATCCCGTAAATGAGCCTGATTATAATGTTTTTAGTATAAATTGGAATCACAGCGATCCTAACTTTAAAAGGTTTTTCTCGTATCGTATAGGAGCAGAAATTTCAGGGAAATTCGGAAAACTGAATGGTAGTGCAGAATGGCGCAAGTTGTTCAAGGATAACCGTCAGCTTAATTTTAGATTTTACGCGGGAACGTTCTTGTACAACGACACAGGAGATTCAAACTTTTTCTCTTATGCTCTTGACCGTCCAACAGATTATCTTTTTGATTACAATTACTATGGCCGTTCTGAGGATTCTGGACTTTTCTCGCAACAATTGATCGTTGCAGAAGGTGGTTTTAAATCTCAGTTGGAGCCGGCATTTGCTAATCGCTGGATCACAACACTCAATTCTTCCTACAGTATCTGGAAATACATTTATGCTTATGGAGATGTAGGCCTAGTAAAGAATACGACAGTCGCTCCTAAATTTGTCTATGATAGTGGTATCAGAGTCAATCTTTTACAGGATTATTTTGAACTCTACTTTCCAGTCTACAGCAATAATGGTTGGGAAATAGCTCAAGAAAACTATGATCAAAAAATCCGATTTATAGTCACGCTGGACATCAATACATTTATCAATCTTTTCAACCGCCGCTGGTATTAG
- a CDS encoding thiamine pyrophosphate-dependent enzyme, translated as MQIEESTEQGLLKDDFNNEIIKDYRIAVTSRECSLLGRREVLTGKAKFGIFGDGKELPQLAWARAFKKGDWRSGYYRDQTFMMAIGELTIQQFFAGLYANTDIKQEPMSAGRQMGGHFTTHSLNEDGSWKVLKNQKNSSADISPTAAQMPRLLGLAQASKVFRNTNVIPEDNPFSNHGNEVAWGTIGNASTSEGHFWETFNAAGVLQVPMVISVWDDEYGISVHAKHQTTKENISKIQAGFQRDENDKGYDLFEVKGWNYPELVATYEKAGAIAREQHVPIMIHVQELTQPQGHSTSGSHERYKNEERLSWEREHDCNKQFRNWIVENEIATDEDLTVIEKEIKKQVREGKKAAWDAYLRPIASKRKEIMPVLEAISNASPNKNFIDPVIADLESQKDLMSKELLEGVRSVLRMTLKENNESLIKAKQWLKDYLKEQHHNYGSKLYSESQWSVFNIEAVAPTYAEDAEMVDARLIMRDNFDALFTKFPKMLIFGEDAGAIGDVNQGLEGMQEKYGALRVSDTGIREATILGQGIGMAMRGLRPIAEIQYLDYLLYCIQLMSDDLATVQYRTAGKQKAPLIIRTRGHRLEGIWHSGSPMGGIINLVRGIYVLVPRNMTQAAGFYNTLMEADEPALVVECLNGYRLKEKMPQNLGEFKTPIGKVELLKEGKDMTVVSYGSTLRLVMDAAELLQTADIDIEVIDAQSLLPFDMDNEIFTSLQKTNRLLVVDEDVPGGASAYILNEVISRQDAWQYLDSKPQCLTAKEHRPAYGTDGDYFSKPSTDDIFDRVYDIMHESRPDKYVKH; from the coding sequence ATGCAAATAGAAGAATCTACGGAACAAGGGCTCCTAAAAGACGATTTTAATAATGAAATTATAAAGGACTATCGCATAGCGGTTACTAGTCGTGAGTGTAGTCTTTTGGGACGTCGCGAGGTTTTGACTGGAAAAGCAAAGTTCGGGATATTTGGAGATGGGAAAGAGTTGCCGCAACTTGCTTGGGCAAGAGCGTTCAAAAAAGGAGACTGGCGCAGTGGTTATTATCGCGATCAGACATTTATGATGGCGATAGGTGAATTGACTATTCAGCAGTTTTTTGCTGGGTTGTATGCCAACACAGATATTAAACAAGAGCCTATGAGTGCTGGCCGCCAAATGGGTGGTCACTTTACTACACACAGCCTGAATGAAGATGGCTCGTGGAAAGTTCTTAAAAATCAAAAAAATTCTAGTGCAGACATCTCGCCTACCGCAGCGCAAATGCCTAGATTATTAGGGCTTGCTCAAGCTTCTAAAGTTTTTAGAAATACAAATGTTATTCCTGAAGACAATCCTTTCTCTAATCATGGTAATGAGGTTGCATGGGGAACTATAGGAAACGCTAGTACTAGTGAAGGACACTTCTGGGAAACATTCAATGCTGCAGGAGTTTTACAGGTTCCCATGGTAATTAGCGTATGGGATGATGAATATGGAATTAGTGTCCATGCAAAGCATCAAACTACCAAAGAAAACATTAGTAAGATACAAGCTGGTTTCCAGCGTGATGAGAATGATAAAGGATACGATCTTTTTGAAGTAAAAGGATGGAATTACCCAGAGCTAGTAGCCACCTATGAAAAAGCAGGTGCTATTGCTAGAGAACAGCATGTTCCTATTATGATTCATGTGCAGGAATTGACCCAACCGCAAGGGCATTCTACCAGTGGTTCCCATGAACGATACAAAAATGAAGAACGACTAAGCTGGGAACGCGAGCATGATTGTAATAAGCAATTTAGAAATTGGATCGTAGAAAATGAAATCGCTACAGATGAGGATTTGACGGTCATTGAAAAAGAGATTAAAAAACAAGTACGTGAAGGTAAAAAAGCAGCTTGGGATGCTTACCTACGACCTATAGCCAGCAAACGTAAAGAGATTATGCCGGTACTCGAGGCGATCTCAAATGCTTCACCCAACAAAAATTTTATTGATCCAGTCATTGCAGATCTAGAAAGTCAGAAAGATCTTATGAGCAAAGAGCTTCTGGAAGGTGTCCGCAGCGTGTTAAGAATGACTCTCAAAGAAAATAATGAAAGTCTGATCAAAGCAAAACAGTGGCTTAAAGATTATTTGAAGGAACAACATCATAATTACGGTAGTAAACTTTACAGTGAATCTCAATGGTCGGTTTTCAACATTGAAGCGGTAGCACCTACTTATGCCGAAGATGCAGAAATGGTTGATGCACGTTTGATCATGCGAGATAACTTTGATGCCTTATTTACGAAATTTCCTAAAATGCTCATTTTTGGAGAAGATGCAGGCGCCATTGGTGATGTAAATCAAGGATTGGAAGGCATGCAGGAAAAATATGGAGCCCTAAGAGTATCAGATACAGGTATACGTGAGGCAACCATTCTAGGTCAAGGAATTGGAATGGCCATGCGTGGTTTGCGTCCCATTGCAGAGATTCAATATCTTGACTACCTACTCTACTGTATTCAGCTAATGAGTGACGACCTCGCCACCGTACAATACCGTACCGCTGGGAAACAGAAAGCTCCATTGATCATTCGTACTCGTGGCCACAGATTGGAAGGAATTTGGCATAGTGGTTCACCCATGGGTGGAATCATTAATCTAGTACGCGGGATTTATGTTCTCGTTCCTAGAAATATGACACAGGCTGCTGGATTCTACAATACGTTGATGGAAGCAGACGAACCAGCACTAGTCGTGGAATGTCTTAATGGATATCGCCTCAAAGAGAAGATGCCACAAAATTTAGGAGAATTCAAAACACCTATAGGTAAAGTTGAACTTCTCAAAGAAGGTAAAGATATGACGGTCGTTTCATACGGCTCCACATTGAGACTGGTCATGGATGCCGCTGAACTTTTACAAACAGCAGATATTGATATTGAGGTCATCGATGCCCAATCATTATTACCATTTGATATGGACAACGAGATTTTCACGAGTCTTCAAAAAACCAACAGGTTACTTGTTGTGGATGAAGATGTTCCCGGCGGTGCCAGTGCTTATATATTAAATGAGGTCATTAGCAGGCAAGATGCATGGCAATATCTGGACAGCAAACCTCAATGCCTAACTGCAAAAGAGCATCGTCCAGCTTATGGAACAGACGGCGACTATTTCTCAAAACCTAGCACTGACGATATTTTTGACCGTGTTTATGATATCATGCACGAGTCACGTCCAGATAAATACGTCAAGCACTAA
- a CDS encoding ion transporter has translation MPKSSVKATSNWRRKLHEVIYEADTPSGKLFDIILLVVIIFSVILVLLESVPALGSRYAEEFIMAEWCITIFFTIEYVLRIISINKPTKYIFSFYGIIDFLSTIPLYLTFLLPGGYNALLAVRSLRLLRVFRILKITRFIGEADKLSRAIRSSLPKILVFLFAVIVISIIMGTLMYLVEGADSGFVSIPVSIYWCIVTLTTVGFGDIAPVTPLGQFLATIIMIMGYGIIAVPTGIVSAEYSTGGNEKPPTPPETLPETDPNYRHVNTQVCQNCLAKKHQDSAIYCHKCGYSLDD, from the coding sequence ATGCCTAAAAGCTCTGTTAAAGCAACAAGTAACTGGAGAAGAAAGCTTCATGAAGTAATCTATGAGGCAGACACGCCATCAGGTAAGCTTTTTGATATTATTCTGCTTGTAGTCATCATCTTCAGTGTTATACTGGTTTTGCTGGAGAGCGTTCCTGCATTAGGTTCTAGATATGCAGAAGAGTTCATCATGGCAGAATGGTGCATCACCATATTCTTTACCATTGAATATGTGCTGCGCATTATTTCTATCAATAAACCCACAAAGTATATTTTTAGTTTTTATGGGATTATTGATTTCCTGTCTACCATACCTCTTTATTTGACTTTCTTACTACCTGGCGGTTACAATGCGTTACTTGCAGTGCGCTCTTTACGACTGTTGCGGGTATTCAGAATTTTAAAAATCACCAGATTTATAGGTGAAGCAGACAAATTATCTAGAGCCATCCGGTCTAGTTTACCTAAAATCCTTGTTTTCCTTTTTGCGGTAATTGTAATTTCCATCATCATGGGAACACTCATGTATCTTGTAGAAGGTGCTGACAGTGGTTTTGTAAGCATTCCCGTTTCCATTTATTGGTGTATAGTGACTCTGACAACCGTTGGTTTTGGTGATATCGCACCGGTAACGCCGTTGGGTCAATTCCTCGCAACCATTATCATGATTATGGGTTACGGAATTATCGCGGTTCCCACAGGAATTGTCAGTGCAGAGTACTCGACTGGTGGCAATGAAAAACCGCCTACACCACCAGAAACATTACCAGAAACAGATCCAAATTACAGGCACGTAAACACTCAAGTTTGCCAGAATTGCCTTGCCAAAAAACATCAGGACAGCGCGATCTATTGCCATAAATGCGGCTATTCTCTAGATGATTAG